A section of the Coleofasciculus sp. FACHB-T130 genome encodes:
- a CDS encoding adenosine deaminase — MSLYAELHRHLGGSVVPRILWRYFHRSDSELAQRFPNYPEFEEFYTRPRNTLDEYLELHTLVESTQTAETLPYFIYRLIRGAYIFENLAYLELRYTPYLRTSEHLSQSERIDQMATIVDIVGKASRVPEYPIVTSQILCMHSRLPYEVNRAIVDLAAQKKEYVCAVDMAGGDAQISERLDEFVQLYKDARSLGIKTTGHLYETPSGCYPELLPYLMRIGHGIQIPLQYPELLPQLAQQNQCLEVCPTTYLKTGTLEDMRQLKLVFDRCFEAGVDIAICTDNAGLHNVRLPFEYENLLTLDIIDFEQLQACQEAAFRHAFAWPYSQRPASLLTGLLHPASTNVLAASS, encoded by the coding sequence GTGTCTTTATATGCTGAATTACATCGCCATCTTGGCGGTTCTGTTGTGCCTCGCATTCTTTGGCGGTATTTCCATCGCAGCGATTCTGAGCTGGCTCAACGATTTCCGAATTACCCAGAGTTTGAAGAATTTTACACGCGACCCCGCAACACGCTGGATGAGTATCTAGAACTACATACGCTGGTGGAAAGTACGCAAACGGCAGAAACTTTGCCCTACTTCATTTATCGGCTGATTCGGGGTGCTTATATCTTTGAGAATTTGGCTTATTTGGAATTGCGATATACACCGTATCTGCGAACGTCCGAGCATTTAAGCCAATCAGAACGAATTGACCAAATGGCGACAATTGTGGATATTGTCGGCAAAGCCAGTCGGGTACCTGAGTATCCGATTGTCACCAGTCAAATTCTGTGTATGCACTCGCGGCTCCCTTATGAGGTAAACCGGGCGATTGTTGATTTGGCAGCACAGAAGAAGGAATATGTCTGCGCGGTGGACATGGCGGGGGGAGATGCTCAAATTTCCGAGCGTCTAGATGAGTTTGTCCAATTGTATAAAGATGCGCGATCGCTCGGTATTAAAACTACGGGTCATCTCTACGAAACCCCTTCTGGCTGTTATCCGGAACTGCTGCCGTATTTGATGCGAATCGGTCACGGCATCCAAATCCCCCTGCAATACCCAGAATTATTACCACAATTGGCTCAACAAAATCAGTGTTTGGAAGTATGTCCTACCACTTACTTAAAAACAGGCACGTTGGAGGATATGCGTCAACTCAAACTGGTGTTTGACCGCTGTTTTGAAGCGGGTGTAGATATTGCCATCTGTACTGATAATGCTGGGTTACACAATGTGCGTCTGCCCTTTGAGTATGAAAATCTGCTGACACTGGATATTATTGATTTTGAACAGTTGCAAGCTTGTCAGGAGGCGGCATTCCGTCATGCCTTTGCTTGGCCTTACAGCCAACGTCCAGCATCACTTTTGACAGGATTGCTGCACCCTGCCTCCACGAATGTTTTAGCAGCCAGTAGCTAG
- a CDS encoding adenylosuccinate synthase — translation MANVVVIGAQWGDEGKGKITDLLSKSADVVVRYQGGVNAGHTVVVEDQTFKLHLIPSGILYPDTECIIGCGTVIDPQVLIEELDQLEALKISTRNLLISQNAHVTMPYHRLIDQASEERRGSYKIGTTGRGIGPTYADKSERTGIRVLDLMDTEGLREQVRWTIDYKNVILEKLYNLPPLDAEIVIEQYLGYAERLRPHIVDSSLKIYDAIGRRRNVLFEGAQGTLLDLDHGTYPYVTSSNPVAGGACVGAGVGPTMIDRVIGVAKAYTTRVGEGPFPTEQNGSVGEMLCDRGAEFGTTTGRKRRCGWFDAVIGRYAVRINGLDCLAITKLDVLDELEEIKVCVAYEIDGDRTEDFPTNSRQFSRCQPVYKTLPGWKQSTADCRTLEDLPQQALDYLKFLAELMDVPIAIVSLGASRDQTIIVEDPIHGPKRALLHANGTPVTSHR, via the coding sequence TTGGCTAACGTAGTTGTGATCGGTGCCCAGTGGGGCGATGAAGGCAAAGGTAAGATAACTGATTTACTGAGTAAATCAGCAGATGTCGTAGTACGTTACCAAGGGGGTGTCAACGCTGGGCACACCGTCGTGGTGGAGGATCAGACCTTTAAACTGCACCTGATTCCCTCTGGAATTTTATATCCGGACACCGAGTGCATTATTGGTTGTGGGACGGTCATCGATCCGCAGGTTCTGATTGAAGAACTGGATCAATTAGAAGCTCTGAAAATATCTACCCGTAATCTATTGATTTCTCAGAATGCTCACGTCACGATGCCTTACCACAGGTTAATTGACCAGGCATCCGAAGAGCGACGCGGTAGCTATAAAATCGGCACCACTGGACGCGGCATAGGCCCCACTTATGCAGATAAGTCGGAACGAACCGGCATTCGAGTCTTAGACTTGATGGATACCGAGGGTTTGCGCGAACAGGTGCGATGGACGATCGATTATAAAAACGTCATTTTAGAAAAGCTTTACAACTTACCGCCCCTGGATGCAGAAATTGTGATCGAGCAGTACCTGGGGTACGCCGAGCGTTTGCGTCCGCATATCGTGGATAGTTCCCTAAAGATTTACGACGCGATTGGGCGGCGGCGCAATGTTTTGTTTGAGGGTGCCCAAGGAACGCTCTTAGACTTGGATCACGGAACCTATCCTTATGTTACCTCCTCAAACCCAGTCGCCGGGGGCGCTTGCGTGGGTGCTGGGGTAGGACCAACGATGATCGACCGCGTGATTGGGGTGGCGAAAGCGTACACGACGCGGGTAGGTGAAGGGCCATTTCCCACCGAACAGAATGGCAGCGTCGGAGAAATGTTGTGCGATCGCGGGGCGGAATTTGGCACCACGACGGGGCGCAAGCGTCGCTGTGGCTGGTTTGATGCAGTAATCGGTCGTTATGCCGTGCGGATTAACGGTCTCGACTGTCTCGCGATCACCAAACTAGATGTTCTCGACGAACTAGAGGAAATTAAGGTCTGCGTCGCCTACGAAATTGATGGCGATCGCACCGAAGATTTCCCCACCAACTCCCGGCAATTTTCCCGCTGTCAGCCGGTTTACAAAACTCTGCCCGGATGGAAACAATCTACTGCTGACTGCCGTACCCTGGAAGACCTACCCCAGCAGGCTTTGGATTATCTCAAGTTCCTGGCAGAGTTGATGGATGTCCCCATTGCGATCGTCTCCCTCGGTGCTAGCCGCGATCAAACGATTATAGTAGAAGATCCGATCCACGGACCTAAGCGGGCGCTATTGCACGCCAATGGCACGCCGGTAACATCACATCGGTAA
- a CDS encoding 50S ribosomal protein L25/general stress protein Ctc — protein sequence MEHTVECQKRPEGSKPNALRRSGLVPAVLYGHQGTESIELTLEAKKAETLLKGASVNNTLIQLNIPEISWSGKTLLKEVQTHPWKRTSLYHLSFFAVAAHGDLDVQVPLHYVGEAYGVKQEGGVLDPVLNELQVRCAPESIPDSIEIDVSNLHIGDKLHIGELVLPPGVTALGEPDQVTVSVLQPQVQAEDQETESETESEA from the coding sequence ATGGAACATACAGTTGAATGTCAAAAGCGCCCTGAAGGGAGCAAGCCGAATGCCCTTCGTCGCAGTGGATTAGTCCCAGCCGTCCTATACGGGCACCAAGGAACTGAATCCATTGAACTGACTTTGGAAGCCAAAAAAGCTGAAACTTTACTCAAAGGTGCCTCCGTTAATAACACCTTGATCCAGCTCAACATTCCTGAGATTTCTTGGAGTGGTAAAACACTGCTCAAAGAAGTGCAGACACATCCTTGGAAAAGAACCTCCCTGTATCACCTCAGCTTTTTTGCGGTCGCGGCTCATGGCGACCTAGATGTGCAAGTGCCCCTGCATTATGTAGGAGAAGCTTATGGTGTTAAGCAAGAGGGCGGCGTATTAGACCCCGTACTCAACGAACTTCAAGTACGGTGTGCGCCTGAAAGCATCCCAGATTCGATTGAGATTGATGTCTCTAATTTGCATATCGGAGATAAACTGCATATCGGCGAACTTGTTTTGCCGCCTGGGGTGACAGCGCTTGGTGAGCCAGATCAAGTGACTGTAAGTGTCCTCCAACCTCAAGTCCAAGCTGAAGATCAAGAAACTGAGTCGGAAACTGAATCTGAAGCATGA
- a CDS encoding AAA family ATPase, translating into MTETSFPPLIQQMLQPSFYPHPVTQPIELIQTHVSYVLLTGDLVYKVKKPMNFGFLNYSTLELRQHFCNEEIRLNQRGASEIYLEILPITQTDDQFHLNGTGEPVEYVLKMRQFPQDGLFSNLFEQGLLTEKLMEDLGRVVAKFHEKAHTDDYIRKFGEVAQIRDAIDENYRQTENYIGGPQTQEHYEETRQYTDSFFANREELFKSRIQNNWIRECHGDLHLRNICLWQDKILLFDCIEFNEPFRFVDVMFDIAYAVMDMDARSRPDLGNAYLNTYVEQMGDWEGLQVLPLYLSRQAYVRAKVTSFLLNDPAVPAADKEKAAATAAQYYQLAWEYTRSPSPAYASVSGSSRQGKLFLMSGLSGSGKSTVARLQARRLGAIHIRSDALRKHLGGVPLEQPGGADLYSDEMTQKTYSRLLELGIMLTSQGWSVILDAKYDRQKLREDAIAQATAHQIPLQILHCTAPMEVCQDRLASRTGDVSDATVDLLAKQQATAEPFTQSEQAYVKTLDTTQDWESQLNS; encoded by the coding sequence ATGACAGAAACTTCTTTTCCCCCTTTAATTCAGCAAATGTTGCAGCCGAGTTTTTATCCTCATCCGGTGACGCAACCCATTGAGCTGATTCAGACACACGTTTCTTATGTGTTATTGACAGGTGATTTGGTTTATAAGGTTAAAAAGCCGATGAATTTTGGCTTTTTAAACTATTCAACGTTAGAGCTAAGGCAGCATTTTTGTAACGAAGAGATCCGGCTGAATCAGCGCGGTGCATCGGAAATTTATTTAGAAATTTTGCCAATTACTCAGACAGACGACCAATTTCATCTAAATGGCACGGGCGAGCCGGTGGAATATGTGCTGAAAATGCGCCAGTTTCCCCAAGATGGCTTATTCAGCAATCTGTTTGAGCAAGGCTTGCTGACGGAAAAACTCATGGAGGACTTAGGACGGGTTGTTGCCAAATTCCATGAAAAAGCCCACACGGATGACTATATTCGTAAATTTGGTGAAGTGGCTCAAATTCGGGATGCTATCGATGAAAATTATCGGCAAACTGAAAACTATATTGGTGGGCCGCAAACTCAGGAACATTACGAGGAAACCAGGCAGTATACAGACTCTTTCTTCGCTAATAGAGAGGAGCTATTTAAAAGCAGAATTCAAAATAATTGGATTCGGGAATGCCACGGGGATTTGCATCTGAGAAATATTTGTCTCTGGCAAGACAAGATTCTGCTATTTGATTGCATTGAATTTAACGAGCCGTTTCGCTTTGTCGATGTCATGTTCGACATTGCCTATGCGGTGATGGATATGGATGCGCGATCGCGTCCAGACCTCGGCAATGCCTATTTGAATACTTATGTCGAGCAGATGGGAGATTGGGAGGGGTTGCAGGTGTTGCCTTTGTACTTGAGCCGTCAAGCTTATGTACGGGCGAAGGTGACTTCTTTCTTGTTGAACGATCCGGCTGTTCCCGCAGCGGATAAGGAAAAAGCCGCCGCCACTGCTGCCCAATATTACCAACTGGCGTGGGAATACACGCGATCGCCGTCCCCGGCGTATGCCTCTGTTAGCGGCTCCTCCCGCCAAGGAAAGCTGTTTTTGATGTCTGGTCTATCGGGTTCTGGAAAGAGTACGGTAGCGCGGCTCCAGGCGCGACGTTTGGGGGCAATTCACATCCGTTCGGATGCGCTGCGGAAACATTTAGGCGGCGTTCCCTTAGAACAACCAGGAGGGGCAGACCTTTATTCCGATGAGATGACTCAGAAGACCTACAGCCGGTTGTTGGAATTGGGGATAATGCTGACTAGCCAAGGTTGGTCGGTGATTTTGGATGCGAAGTACGATCGGCAGAAGTTGAGAGAAGATGCGATCGCTCAAGCCACTGCTCACCAAATCCCTTTGCAAATCCTCCACTGCACGGCACCAATGGAAGTTTGCCAGGATCGTCTCGCCTCCCGTACTGGTGATGTTTCTGATGCTACCGTTGACCTATTGGCGAAGCAACAAGCCACTGCTGAACCTTTTACTCAATCCGAACAAGCCTACGTGAAAACTTTAGACACGACTCAGGATTGGGAGTCACAATTAAATAGCTAA
- a CDS encoding YdcF family protein encodes MFLFLSKLLPLFIYPLGIACVLMIVALVLLWKRPRWAAVPIVLALIALLVGSNGWVENSLLRSLEWQNLPPAELPTAEAIVILGGATKSASPPRPSVDLSEEGDRVFYGAQLYREGKAPVVIASGGRIDWRGSGAPESADMAVILETLGVPKSAILQDPRSLNTYENAVNVRQILEKQGIRRVLLVTSAMHMPRSLLIFKRQGIQAIPAPTDFLVTEADFLESNRSLQARILNVLPDAERLHRSTRALKEYIGTGIYRLKGWL; translated from the coding sequence ATGTTTTTGTTTCTCTCAAAACTGCTACCGCTATTTATCTATCCCTTGGGAATTGCCTGCGTGCTAATGATTGTGGCACTGGTATTACTGTGGAAACGCCCTCGTTGGGCGGCGGTGCCGATTGTTTTGGCATTGATTGCCTTGCTGGTGGGGAGTAATGGCTGGGTGGAGAACTCGTTATTGCGATCGCTAGAATGGCAAAATCTCCCACCAGCCGAACTCCCAACTGCTGAGGCGATTGTTATCTTGGGCGGTGCCACGAAATCGGCTTCGCCGCCTCGACCGAGTGTAGATTTGAGCGAAGAAGGCGATCGCGTCTTCTATGGTGCCCAGTTATACCGCGAAGGCAAAGCTCCTGTCGTGATTGCTAGCGGCGGACGCATCGACTGGCGGGGCAGTGGGGCACCGGAATCTGCGGATATGGCTGTAATTTTAGAAACATTAGGCGTCCCCAAATCTGCCATTCTTCAAGATCCTCGCTCTTTGAACACTTATGAAAATGCGGTGAATGTGCGGCAAATTTTAGAAAAGCAGGGGATTCGCCGAGTATTATTAGTGACTTCGGCAATGCATATGCCGCGCTCGCTCCTGATTTTCAAGCGTCAGGGAATTCAAGCCATCCCCGCACCCACCGACTTTTTGGTGACAGAAGCAGACTTTCTCGAATCCAACAGGAGCCTGCAAGCTCGAATCCTAAATGTTTTACCAGATGCCGAGCGGTTACACAGGTCAACCAGAGCGTTAAAAGAATACATTGGAACAGGGATCTATCGCCTTAAAGGCTGGCTTTAA
- a CDS encoding ferredoxin-thioredoxin reductase variable chain: protein MKVGDRVRVIKSVIVYHHPENKGKPFDVKDREGEVVSIIHEWQGRPVSANLPVFVQFDKKFKGHFREDELETLN from the coding sequence ATGAAAGTAGGCGATCGCGTCCGCGTTATCAAATCTGTGATTGTTTACCACCATCCTGAAAATAAGGGTAAGCCTTTTGATGTCAAGGATCGGGAAGGAGAAGTGGTCTCAATCATTCACGAATGGCAAGGCAGACCCGTCAGCGCCAACCTTCCAGTTTTTGTCCAGTTTGACAAAAAATTTAAAGGTCACTTCCGCGAGGATGAGCTAGAAACTCTAAATTAG
- a CDS encoding protein phosphatase 2C domain-containing protein codes for MNSSQLKSDRYLWATGSVAATIPVGEFVQDRYQVVAPQVWLDTQPTQPPQIPEQFPENLYPYLRLYPQRFHLPEVYGYAAVGNSPSPTEILLLENVPMDATGKLFPSILDALPQASAVRQIYWLWQILELWTPLAEFGVASSLLVADNLRVEGWRLRLLELYADPVTDPEMEVAHTNNGNGISDHRQIGGSRREEKKFLPLTLSLEPFAAHALAEPTGDQIVAGFSPSLRDLGLVIASWCRLIQASAVTPLLEICELMQAEDATESAIAERLNQLLLEQAAELPLRLRVAGATDTGPQHDHNEDTCYPTARDLLAADFTQTTDPLIPHLSIVCDGIGGHEGGEVASQLAVQSLKLQVRALLAEVAEQTEIVPPELVKEQLAASIRVVNNLICARNDDQGRESRRRMGTTLVMALQLPQKVATANSGVGNAHELYIAHVGDSRAYWITPHSCQLLTVDDDVAAREVRMGRSLYREALQRPDAGALTQALGTRDAEFLRPNVQRFIVEEDGLLLLCSDGLSDNNWVERSWADYVEPVLQAKIPLEAAVQSWIDLANQKNGHDNTSVVITYCRVSPEYPVLLNFGEIGNLTLMPKASLQAEAEDVKYAEAVPVEIVPAKPNRLRRGKGLVVALGVFLLLLGGSAAGLYAWWKYNPQGFQQIRDRLFNPAPLPVPVPETPSPASSVPPSPQNSPSPSTQVPLPPENSASPVPSVPPPENSASPVPSAPPPSP; via the coding sequence ATGAACAGTTCCCAGTTAAAGAGCGATCGCTATCTTTGGGCAACTGGCTCAGTTGCTGCAACGATCCCGGTCGGAGAATTCGTGCAAGACAGATATCAAGTTGTTGCACCTCAAGTTTGGCTCGATACTCAACCGACACAGCCGCCTCAGATCCCCGAACAGTTCCCGGAAAATCTTTACCCTTACCTGCGCTTATATCCCCAGCGGTTTCATCTCCCCGAAGTCTATGGATATGCAGCAGTGGGAAATTCTCCATCCCCGACTGAGATTCTGTTGCTAGAAAATGTCCCGATGGATGCCACGGGCAAGCTATTTCCTTCCATTTTGGACGCTTTGCCCCAAGCATCGGCAGTCCGCCAGATTTACTGGCTCTGGCAAATTCTGGAACTTTGGACGCCGCTGGCGGAATTTGGGGTAGCTTCTAGCCTTTTAGTTGCGGACAATCTCCGAGTTGAAGGGTGGCGGTTGCGGCTGTTAGAACTTTACGCCGACCCAGTCACCGACCCAGAGATGGAAGTTGCCCATACAAACAATGGGAATGGGATCTCTGACCACAGGCAAATCGGAGGAAGTCGGCGGGAAGAGAAAAAATTTCTGCCTCTTACCTTGAGCCTTGAGCCTTTTGCCGCTCACGCCTTAGCGGAACCGACCGGGGATCAAATAGTCGCGGGGTTTAGCCCAAGTCTCCGGGATCTGGGCCTTGTTATCGCCAGTTGGTGTCGATTAATCCAGGCATCAGCGGTGACGCCACTTTTAGAAATTTGCGAACTGATGCAAGCTGAAGATGCGACCGAAAGCGCGATCGCCGAACGGCTAAATCAGCTATTACTGGAGCAGGCAGCAGAACTCCCCTTGCGCTTGCGGGTTGCCGGTGCCACCGATACGGGTCCCCAACACGACCACAACGAAGACACTTGCTATCCGACCGCGCGGGATTTACTAGCCGCAGACTTCACCCAAACAACAGACCCGCTGATTCCCCACTTGAGCATCGTTTGTGACGGGATTGGCGGTCATGAAGGTGGAGAAGTTGCCAGCCAACTAGCAGTACAATCCCTGAAACTGCAAGTGCGGGCGCTTTTGGCGGAAGTGGCAGAGCAAACCGAAATCGTGCCACCAGAACTGGTGAAAGAGCAACTTGCGGCAAGTATCCGGGTAGTCAATAACCTTATTTGTGCCCGCAATGACGACCAAGGACGAGAGTCTAGACGGCGGATGGGAACGACGCTGGTGATGGCTCTCCAGCTGCCCCAGAAGGTGGCGACGGCTAATTCTGGTGTGGGGAATGCCCACGAACTCTATATCGCTCATGTTGGGGATAGCCGCGCCTACTGGATTACCCCCCATTCCTGCCAGCTGCTGACAGTAGACGATGACGTTGCTGCTAGGGAAGTACGCATGGGGCGCAGTCTCTACCGCGAGGCGTTACAGCGACCCGATGCCGGGGCGCTCACCCAAGCGCTAGGCACGCGGGATGCCGAGTTTCTTCGTCCGAATGTGCAACGCTTCATTGTGGAAGAAGACGGACTGCTGCTGCTGTGTTCTGATGGTCTGAGCGACAATAACTGGGTTGAGCGATCCTGGGCAGATTATGTGGAGCCGGTGCTTCAGGCTAAAATTCCCCTGGAGGCGGCAGTCCAGTCCTGGATTGACTTAGCGAATCAGAAGAACGGTCACGATAATACTTCAGTCGTGATTACTTACTGCCGCGTTTCCCCAGAGTATCCGGTGCTACTCAATTTTGGCGAGATCGGGAATCTCACCTTAATGCCGAAAGCTAGTCTGCAAGCTGAAGCTGAAGATGTGAAGTATGCTGAAGCGGTGCCGGTGGAGATCGTTCCGGCAAAGCCAAACCGACTGCGTCGAGGGAAAGGGTTGGTCGTCGCACTGGGAGTCTTCCTCCTACTGCTGGGGGGCAGTGCGGCTGGGTTATATGCTTGGTGGAAATACAATCCTCAAGGGTTCCAGCAAATACGCGATCGCTTGTTCAACCCCGCACCGTTGCCCGTTCCAGTCCCCGAAACGCCATCTCCCGCTTCCAGCGTGCCGCCATCACCGCAAAACTCTCCGTCTCCATCTACACAAGTGCCGCTACCTCCCGAAAATTCGGCGTCACCAGTTCCCTCAGTACCCCCGCCCGAAAATTCAGCATCGCCAGTTCCGTCAGCACCCCCTCCAAGTCCATAA
- a CDS encoding NfeD family protein yields the protein MTIWFLAGLFDSPLLIQLALQPLGFSPTLLWLLVGAILCSVELVVPTAFTAFMMGISAFVVALLVMLLPLPAALQVVLWLVFSIAFVYLGHRLMPRRKVSSMEDATEGQTLTEILPGEMGRVLYEGNSWKARCEDEKLAIAPNQRVYVVRREGTTLVVLPEHLLKS from the coding sequence ATGACGATTTGGTTTCTAGCAGGGTTGTTTGATTCTCCGTTACTCATTCAGCTGGCGCTCCAGCCTTTGGGATTCAGCCCAACTTTGTTGTGGTTACTGGTAGGGGCGATCCTTTGCTCAGTAGAGCTAGTTGTACCAACAGCTTTTACCGCTTTCATGATGGGAATCAGCGCCTTCGTGGTGGCACTGTTAGTCATGCTGCTCCCATTACCGGCGGCTTTACAGGTGGTGCTTTGGTTAGTGTTTTCAATTGCTTTCGTTTACCTGGGTCATCGCTTGATGCCGAGGCGAAAGGTGTCTTCGATGGAAGATGCAACCGAGGGTCAGACTTTAACAGAGATTTTGCCAGGAGAGATGGGGCGGGTACTCTACGAAGGAAATTCTTGGAAGGCACGATGTGAAGATGAGAAACTGGCGATCGCTCCTAATCAAAGAGTGTACGTCGTCAGACGGGAAGGCACAACTCTGGTCGTGCTTCCAGAACACCTGTTGAAATCCTAA
- a CDS encoding SPFH domain-containing protein: MEGFFGLLIALVLGGSALSGVKVVTQGNEALVETLGKYSGKKLKPGLNFVIPVYERVAYQATVRERVLDIPPQQCITRDNVSITADAVVYWRILDLEKAYYKVENLQSAMVNLVLTQIRAEMGKLELDETFTARTQINELLLRELDESTDPWGVKVTRVELRDIVPSRAVQESMELQMSAERRKRAAILTSEGERESAVNSAKGKAEAQVLEAEARQKSAILEAEGQQKTIVLKAQAERQQQVLKAQATAEALQVISKTLKTDPNAQEALQYLLAQNYLEMGMAIGKSGSSKVMFMDPRTIPATLEGIRSIVGDTNQAQFLDLDEDS; the protein is encoded by the coding sequence ATGGAAGGATTTTTTGGGTTACTAATTGCTTTAGTTTTAGGCGGATCTGCCCTCTCAGGCGTCAAAGTGGTTACGCAAGGAAACGAAGCTTTAGTCGAAACTTTAGGTAAATATAGCGGCAAAAAACTCAAACCCGGTTTGAATTTCGTGATCCCGGTTTACGAAAGAGTCGCTTACCAAGCAACCGTCCGGGAAAGAGTTCTCGATATTCCTCCCCAACAATGTATTACCCGCGACAACGTTTCGATTACCGCTGATGCTGTCGTCTACTGGCGCATTCTGGATTTGGAGAAAGCCTACTACAAAGTGGAAAATCTCCAGTCAGCAATGGTGAATTTGGTGCTGACGCAGATTCGAGCAGAAATGGGCAAGCTGGAACTAGATGAAACCTTTACTGCCCGGACTCAAATTAACGAACTTTTGCTCAGAGAACTGGACGAATCTACCGATCCTTGGGGAGTGAAGGTCACGCGGGTAGAACTGCGAGATATCGTTCCTTCCAGGGCTGTGCAGGAATCGATGGAATTGCAAATGTCGGCGGAACGTCGCAAGCGGGCGGCAATTCTCACCTCTGAGGGCGAACGCGAATCAGCCGTGAACTCTGCTAAAGGGAAGGCTGAGGCGCAAGTTTTGGAAGCAGAAGCCCGTCAAAAATCCGCGATTCTGGAGGCAGAAGGGCAACAAAAGACGATTGTTCTCAAAGCGCAGGCGGAACGGCAGCAGCAAGTTCTCAAGGCTCAGGCTACTGCTGAAGCGTTGCAAGTGATTTCTAAAACGCTCAAAACCGACCCCAACGCCCAGGAAGCTCTCCAGTACCTACTCGCTCAGAATTATCTAGAAATGGGGATGGCGATTGGCAAGAGCGGTAGCAGCAAGGTGATGTTTATGGACCCGCGTACTATCCCAGCCACGTTGGAAGGCATTCGCTCGATTGTCGGAGACACGAACCAAGCTCAATTTTTAGATTTAGATGAGGACAGTTAA
- a CDS encoding Fur family transcriptional regulator, which produces MKAQRTRSQERILNLLKTMNRAVSAQDIYVELRNRSQSMGLATVYRSLEALKLDGVVQVRTLASGESLYSSVQQDKHHLTCLQCGDSIPINQCPVHELESQLQQSHSFKIFYHTLEFFGLCDRCCVAQVASDALD; this is translated from the coding sequence ATGAAAGCCCAACGCACCCGCAGTCAGGAGCGTATTTTGAATCTGCTCAAGACGATGAACCGAGCTGTCTCAGCTCAAGATATTTATGTAGAACTTCGCAATCGTAGCCAAAGCATGGGACTAGCAACCGTCTATCGTTCCCTGGAAGCCTTAAAACTGGATGGTGTCGTCCAGGTACGGACATTGGCAAGTGGCGAATCGCTCTACAGTTCCGTGCAACAAGACAAGCATCACCTGACTTGTTTGCAGTGCGGAGACTCGATTCCCATCAATCAATGTCCAGTCCATGAGTTGGAGAGCCAGCTGCAACAATCGCACTCGTTTAAAATTTTCTACCATACTCTGGAGTTTTTTGGACTGTGCGATCGCTGCTGTGTTGCTCAAGTTGCTAGCGATGCCCTGGATTAA
- the purS gene encoding phosphoribosylformylglycinamidine synthase subunit PurS translates to MNRKYQAKIYVTLRPSVLDPAGTAVQSGLGHMGYANVEQVRIGKYIELTLMAESEDEARHQLDRMCDQLLTNPVTENYRFDLTEMSGQIETEIFF, encoded by the coding sequence GTGAATCGGAAATATCAAGCGAAAATCTACGTGACTCTGCGCCCTTCAGTTTTAGACCCAGCAGGCACGGCGGTACAGTCTGGGTTGGGGCATATGGGATATGCCAATGTTGAGCAGGTGCGAATCGGAAAGTATATTGAACTGACTCTGATGGCAGAAAGTGAGGATGAGGCGCGGCATCAATTAGATCGGATGTGCGATCAGTTGTTGACGAATCCGGTAACGGAAAACTATCGGTTTGACCTAACTGAGATGTCGGGTCAGATAGAGACGGAGATATTCTTTTAG